A genomic region of Melanotaenia boesemani isolate fMelBoe1 chromosome 21, fMelBoe1.pri, whole genome shotgun sequence contains the following coding sequences:
- the sec24c gene encoding protein transport protein Sec24C isoform X3 yields the protein MNVNQHTPMASPYSQPQPGYGQPSFSPLDGGYPAQYAPYNGPALAYQPGVPPQGPPRGPPTSGPPPVSASQQYNQYTHSPGDMQNGPPPMTQAPSRPPVSQPYNQGVMNMSGQQPSYSQHYGPPSSMQQVTNQMTGMHITSGPPTPAGPGYAQPHSSQLPISTAYSATPQPSYTQAPPPVSSASTQPPLPSGPAAPQQYYGGPPPPSQQPFNSSLPPTSQQQFTSSLPPPPSQQTFPPSSYSGPVHPSSQAPSPPVSQSQQSFPPPQPPFSSAPPPVSQPSFTTGPPPPSQGSFPSQAPPPSSQPGSFPPPGPPPTSAASGQYLGPMPPQQQQPHPSQPSPYHSGPPLPRAQMPPTSMAQSNHLPSGPQGPPGPPGPLQQPPPQPGMQTGYPPQQNGAFGQVRSPQPGYPGPYPGQPNYGAPAPAPAPAPPAQKRLDPDAIPSPIQVIEDDKAKTNEPFTTGVRGQAPPLVTTNFQVKDQGNASPRFIRCTAYNIPCTSDMAKQSQVPLAAIIKPLATLPPDETPPYLVDHGESGPIRCNRCKAYMCPYMQFIEGGRRFLCGFCSCVTEVPPHYFQHLDHTGKRVDCYDRPELSLGSYEFLATVDYCKNNKLPQPPAFIFLIDVSYNAVKSGMVSIVCQELKSLLDHLPRENPEIESVVRVGFVTYNKVLHFYNVKSSLAQPQMLVVSDVSDMFVPLLDGFLVNVNESRQVIESLLDQIPEMFADTRETETVFGPVIQAGLEALKAADCAGKLFVFHTSLPIAEAPGKLKNREDKKLIGTDKEKSLFQPQAGFYNSLAKECVAQGCCVDLFLFPNQYVDVATLGVVPVSTGGSVYKYTYFQAQSDQERFLNDLRRDVEKQVGFDAVMRVRTSTGIRATDFFGSFYMSNTTDVELAGLDCDKAITVEFKHDDKLSEETGALMQCAVLYTSCSGLRRLRIHNMAVNCCSQLADLYRNCETDTIINFFSKYAFRGVLNNPTKAVRDTLVNQCAQILACYRKNCSSPSSAGQLILPECMKLLPVYLNCVLKSDVLLPGADVSLDDRAYLRQLISCMDVAETHIFFYPRLLPLMKLESGSLPVAVRDSEERLSKGGVYLLETGLHLFLWVGASVQQELLLNIFGTPSFSQIDSNMTSLPVLDNPFSQRLREIVDSFRAQRSRYMKLMVVKQEDRAELIFKHFLVEDKSASGGASYVDFLCHMHKEIRQLLS from the exons GCCCTCCAAGGGGTCCTCCAACCTCTGGACCACCTCCTGTTTCAGCATCTCAGCAGTATAATCAGTACACCCACAGTCCAGGCGACATGCAAAATGGACCCCCACCTATGACACAGGCACCATCAAG GCCTCCTGTTTCCCAGCCATACAACCAGGGAGTTATGAACATGTCAGGGCAGCAGCCCTCCTATTCACAACACTACGGCCCTCCATCCTCAATGCAGCAAGTTACGAACCAGATGACCGGGATGCACATCACATCAGGACCACCGACACCTGCAGGGCCAGGCTATG CTCAACCCCACAGCTCCCAGCTTCCCATCAGTACTGCCTACTCGGCCACACCTCAGCCTTCCTACACCCAAGCTCCTCCCCCTGTTTCCTCTGCTTCTACCCAGCCACCACTTCCCAGTGGTCCTGCAGCACCTCAGCAATACTATGGAGGCCCACCGCCTCCTTCTCAACAGCCATTCAACTCCTCTCTTCCCCCTACCTCTCAACAGCAGTTCACCTCTTCTCTTCCGCCACCTCCTTCTCAGCAAACTTTTCCTCCCTCTTCCTATTCGGGTCCTGTGCATCCATCCAGCCAAGCTCCTTCTCCTCCGGTATCCCAGTCACAGCAGTCTTTCCCTCCACCTCAGCCCCCTTTCTCTTCAGCACCTCCACCTGTTAGCCAACCTTCCTTTACAACAGGCCCACCTCCACCTTCTCAAGGCTCCTTCCCATCTCAAGCACCCCCTCCTTCCTCTCAGCCTGGgtcttttcctcctcctggCCCTCCTCCAACCTCAGCTGCTTCTGGCCAGTACTTGGGCCCAATGCCACCCCAACAACAGCAGCCCCATCCTTCCCAACCATCCCCCTACCACTCAGGGCCTCCTCTTCCAAGAGCTCAGATGCCTCCCACCTCAATGGCTCAGAGCAACCACCTACCTTCAGGACCACAGGGGCCACCAGGCCCTCCTGGACCCCTGCAGCAACCCCCACCTCAGCCTGGCATGCAGACAGGATACCCTCCTCAACAGAATg GTGCATTTGGGCAGGTAAGAAGTCCCCAGCCAGGTTATCCAGGTCCTTATCCCGGACAACCAAACTATGGTGCCCCAGCACCGGCACCAGCTCCTGCTCCACCTGCACAAAAAAGACTTGACCCAGATGCTATCCCTAGCCCG ATCCAAGTAATAGAGGATGACAAAGCTAAAACCAACGAGCCATTTACCACAGGGGTCAGAGGTCAAGCTCCACCACTGGTTACCACCAACTTTCAGGTCAAAGATCAAG GGAATGCCAGTCCCAGGTTTATTCGCTGTACAGCTTACAATATACCTTGTACATCCGATATGGCCAAGCAGTCTCAGGTGCCGCTGGCTGCCATCATTAAGCCCCTCGCCACACTGCCTCCTGATGAG ACTCCTCCATACCTGGTCGACCACGGCGAGAGTGGTCCAATCCGCTGCAACCGGTGCAAGGCCTACATGTGTCCGTACATGCAGTTCATAGAGGGAGGCCGTCGCTTCCTGTGCGGATTCTGCAGCTGTGTCACAGAGG TGCCTCCACATTACTTCCAGCATCTGGACCACACCGGTAAGAGGGTGGACTGCTACGACCGGCCGGAGCTGTCACTGGGCAGCTACGAGTTCCTCGCTACTGTCGACTATTGTAAG AACAACAAGCTTCCTCAGCCTCCAGCCTTCATCTTCCTTATCGATGTGTCCTACAATGCAGTGAAGAGCGGCATGGTCAGCATAGTCTGCCAGGAACTCAAGAGCCTGCTAGACCACCTGCCAAG GGAAAATCCAGAAATCGAGTCTGTGGTGCGGGTGGGCTTTGTCACCTACAACAAGGTTTTGCACTTCTACAATGTGAAGTCGAGTCTGGCTCAGCCCCAGATGCTGGTGGTGTCGGACGTGTCGGACATGTTTGTGCCTCTTCTTGATGGGTTCCTGGTCAACGTAAATGAAAGCCGGCAAGTTATAGAGAG tttgctGGACCAGATCCCAgagatgtttgcagacaccaGGGAGACGGAAACAGTTTTTGGACCCGTCATCCAGGCAGGCTTGGAGGCACTCAAG GCTGCTGACTGTGCAGGGAAGCTGTTTGTCTTTCACACCTCTCTGCCCATCGCAGAGGCTCCTGGAAAACTAAAGAACAGAGAAGATAAGAAGTTGATTGGGACAGACAAGGAGAAG TCTCTGTTTCAGCCGCAGGCAGGATTCTACAACAGCCTGGCGAAGGAGTGTGTAGCACAAGGTTGTTGTGTGGATCTTTTCCTCTTCCCTAATCAGTATGTGGATGTTGCCACGTTAGGGGTGGTCCCTGTCTCCACTGGAGGTTCAGTCTACAAATACACCTACTTCCAG GCTCAGTCAGATCAGGAGCGATTCCTGAATGACCTCAGACGAGATGTTGAGAAACAGGTCGGGTTTGATGCCGTTATGAGAGTTCGAACCAGCACAG GTATCCGGGCGACTGACTTCTTTGGCTCATTTTACATGAGTAACACCACAGATGTGGAGCTGGCAGGTTTGGACTGTGACAAAGCCATCACTGTTGAGTTCAAACATGACGACAAGCTCAGCGAGGAGACCGGAGCACTCATGCAG tgTGCTGTGTTGTACACAAGCTGCAGCGGTCTGCGGCGCCTCCGCATTCACAACATGGCGGTCAACTGCTGCTCTCAGCTGGCTGACCTCTACCGTAACTGTGAGACGGACACAATCATCAACTTCTTCTCCAAATACG cTTTCCGAGGCGTCTTAAACAACCCCACAAAGGCAGTCAGAGACACTCTGGTCAACCAGTGTGCTCAGATTCTGGCTTGTTACAGAAAGAACTGTTCTAGTCCTTCATCTGCTGGTCAG CTGATTCTCCCAGAATGCATGAAGCTGCTTCCCGTGTATCTGAACTGCGTGCTAAAGAGTGACGTGCTGCTGCCGGGAGCTGACGTCTCGCTGGACGACAGGGCTTACCTCAGGCAGCTGATCAGCTGCATGGACGTCGCAGAGACCCACATCTTCTTCTACCCCCGCCTGCTGCCACTG ATGAAGTTGGAAAGTGGATCGTTACCGGTGGCAGTGAGGGACTCGGAGGAAAGGTTGTCAAAAGGCGGCGTTTACCTCCTGGAGACGGGGCTCCACCTCTTCCTGTGGGTGGGAGCCAGCGTCCAGCAGGAGCTGCTCCTCAACATCTTCGGCACTCCGAGCTTCAGCCAGATCGACTCGAACATG ACAAGTCTGCCTGTTCTGGACAACCCCTTCTCCCAGAGACTCCGAGAAATCGTTGACTCCTTCAGAGCACAGCGGTCACGATACATGAAG CTGATGGTGGTGAAACAGGAAGACAGAGCCGAGCTGATATTCAAGCACTTCTTAGTGGAGGACAAGAGCGCCAGCGGGGGAGCGTCATACGTGGACTTCTTGTGTCACATGCACAAGGAGATCCGCCAGCTTCTCAGCTAG
- the sec24c gene encoding protein transport protein Sec24C isoform X2, which yields MNVNQHTPMASPYSQPQPGYGQPSFSPLDGGYPAQYAPYNGPALAYQPGVPPQGYSPFTSFPSKAVAANPVSDLSSPLDLGPPRGPPTSGPPPVSASQQYNQYTHSPGDMQNGPPPMTQAPSRPPVSQPYNQGVMNMSGQQPSYSQHYGPPSSMQQVTNQMTGMHITSGPPTPAGPGYAQPHSSQLPISTAYSATPQPSYTQAPPPVSSASTQPPLPSGPAAPQQYYGGPPPPSQQPFNSSLPPTSQQQFTSSLPPPPSQQTFPPSSYSGPVHPSSQAPSPPVSQSQQSFPPPQPPFSSAPPPVSQPSFTTGPPPPSQGSFPSQAPPPSSQPGSFPPPGPPPTSAASGQYLGPMPPQQQQPHPSQPSPYHSGPPLPRAQMPPTSMAQSNHLPSGPQGPPGPPGPLQQPPPQPGMQTGYPPQQNGAFGQVRSPQPGYPGPYPGQPNYGAPAPAPAPAPPAQKRLDPDAIPSPIQVIEDDKAKTNEPFTTGVRGQAPPLVTTNFQVKDQGNASPRFIRCTAYNIPCTSDMAKQSQVPLAAIIKPLATLPPDETPPYLVDHGESGPIRCNRCKAYMCPYMQFIEGGRRFLCGFCSCVTEVPPHYFQHLDHTGKRVDCYDRPELSLGSYEFLATVDYCKNNKLPQPPAFIFLIDVSYNAVKSGMVSIVCQELKSLLDHLPRENPEIESVVRVGFVTYNKVLHFYNVKSSLAQPQMLVVSDVSDMFVPLLDGFLVNVNESRQVIESLLDQIPEMFADTRETETVFGPVIQAGLEALKAADCAGKLFVFHTSLPIAEAPGKLKNREDKKLIGTDKEKSLFQPQAGFYNSLAKECVAQGCCVDLFLFPNQYVDVATLGVVPVSTGGSVYKYTYFQAQSDQERFLNDLRRDVEKQVGFDAVMRVRTSTGIRATDFFGSFYMSNTTDVELAGLDCDKAITVEFKHDDKLSEETGALMQCAVLYTSCSGLRRLRIHNMAVNCCSQLADLYRNCETDTIINFFSKYAFRGVLNNPTKAVRDTLVNQCAQILACYRKNCSSPSSAGQLILPECMKLLPVYLNCVLKSDVLLPGADVSLDDRAYLRQLISCMDVAETHIFFYPRLLPLMKLESGSLPVAVRDSEERLSKGGVYLLETGLHLFLWVGASVQQELLLNIFGTPSFSQIDSNMTSLPVLDNPFSQRLREIVDSFRAQRSRYMKLMVVKQEDRAELIFKHFLVEDKSASGGASYVDFLCHMHKEIRQLLS from the exons GCCCTCCAAGGGGTCCTCCAACCTCTGGACCACCTCCTGTTTCAGCATCTCAGCAGTATAATCAGTACACCCACAGTCCAGGCGACATGCAAAATGGACCCCCACCTATGACACAGGCACCATCAAG GCCTCCTGTTTCCCAGCCATACAACCAGGGAGTTATGAACATGTCAGGGCAGCAGCCCTCCTATTCACAACACTACGGCCCTCCATCCTCAATGCAGCAAGTTACGAACCAGATGACCGGGATGCACATCACATCAGGACCACCGACACCTGCAGGGCCAGGCTATG CTCAACCCCACAGCTCCCAGCTTCCCATCAGTACTGCCTACTCGGCCACACCTCAGCCTTCCTACACCCAAGCTCCTCCCCCTGTTTCCTCTGCTTCTACCCAGCCACCACTTCCCAGTGGTCCTGCAGCACCTCAGCAATACTATGGAGGCCCACCGCCTCCTTCTCAACAGCCATTCAACTCCTCTCTTCCCCCTACCTCTCAACAGCAGTTCACCTCTTCTCTTCCGCCACCTCCTTCTCAGCAAACTTTTCCTCCCTCTTCCTATTCGGGTCCTGTGCATCCATCCAGCCAAGCTCCTTCTCCTCCGGTATCCCAGTCACAGCAGTCTTTCCCTCCACCTCAGCCCCCTTTCTCTTCAGCACCTCCACCTGTTAGCCAACCTTCCTTTACAACAGGCCCACCTCCACCTTCTCAAGGCTCCTTCCCATCTCAAGCACCCCCTCCTTCCTCTCAGCCTGGgtcttttcctcctcctggCCCTCCTCCAACCTCAGCTGCTTCTGGCCAGTACTTGGGCCCAATGCCACCCCAACAACAGCAGCCCCATCCTTCCCAACCATCCCCCTACCACTCAGGGCCTCCTCTTCCAAGAGCTCAGATGCCTCCCACCTCAATGGCTCAGAGCAACCACCTACCTTCAGGACCACAGGGGCCACCAGGCCCTCCTGGACCCCTGCAGCAACCCCCACCTCAGCCTGGCATGCAGACAGGATACCCTCCTCAACAGAATg GTGCATTTGGGCAGGTAAGAAGTCCCCAGCCAGGTTATCCAGGTCCTTATCCCGGACAACCAAACTATGGTGCCCCAGCACCGGCACCAGCTCCTGCTCCACCTGCACAAAAAAGACTTGACCCAGATGCTATCCCTAGCCCG ATCCAAGTAATAGAGGATGACAAAGCTAAAACCAACGAGCCATTTACCACAGGGGTCAGAGGTCAAGCTCCACCACTGGTTACCACCAACTTTCAGGTCAAAGATCAAG GGAATGCCAGTCCCAGGTTTATTCGCTGTACAGCTTACAATATACCTTGTACATCCGATATGGCCAAGCAGTCTCAGGTGCCGCTGGCTGCCATCATTAAGCCCCTCGCCACACTGCCTCCTGATGAG ACTCCTCCATACCTGGTCGACCACGGCGAGAGTGGTCCAATCCGCTGCAACCGGTGCAAGGCCTACATGTGTCCGTACATGCAGTTCATAGAGGGAGGCCGTCGCTTCCTGTGCGGATTCTGCAGCTGTGTCACAGAGG TGCCTCCACATTACTTCCAGCATCTGGACCACACCGGTAAGAGGGTGGACTGCTACGACCGGCCGGAGCTGTCACTGGGCAGCTACGAGTTCCTCGCTACTGTCGACTATTGTAAG AACAACAAGCTTCCTCAGCCTCCAGCCTTCATCTTCCTTATCGATGTGTCCTACAATGCAGTGAAGAGCGGCATGGTCAGCATAGTCTGCCAGGAACTCAAGAGCCTGCTAGACCACCTGCCAAG GGAAAATCCAGAAATCGAGTCTGTGGTGCGGGTGGGCTTTGTCACCTACAACAAGGTTTTGCACTTCTACAATGTGAAGTCGAGTCTGGCTCAGCCCCAGATGCTGGTGGTGTCGGACGTGTCGGACATGTTTGTGCCTCTTCTTGATGGGTTCCTGGTCAACGTAAATGAAAGCCGGCAAGTTATAGAGAG tttgctGGACCAGATCCCAgagatgtttgcagacaccaGGGAGACGGAAACAGTTTTTGGACCCGTCATCCAGGCAGGCTTGGAGGCACTCAAG GCTGCTGACTGTGCAGGGAAGCTGTTTGTCTTTCACACCTCTCTGCCCATCGCAGAGGCTCCTGGAAAACTAAAGAACAGAGAAGATAAGAAGTTGATTGGGACAGACAAGGAGAAG TCTCTGTTTCAGCCGCAGGCAGGATTCTACAACAGCCTGGCGAAGGAGTGTGTAGCACAAGGTTGTTGTGTGGATCTTTTCCTCTTCCCTAATCAGTATGTGGATGTTGCCACGTTAGGGGTGGTCCCTGTCTCCACTGGAGGTTCAGTCTACAAATACACCTACTTCCAG GCTCAGTCAGATCAGGAGCGATTCCTGAATGACCTCAGACGAGATGTTGAGAAACAGGTCGGGTTTGATGCCGTTATGAGAGTTCGAACCAGCACAG GTATCCGGGCGACTGACTTCTTTGGCTCATTTTACATGAGTAACACCACAGATGTGGAGCTGGCAGGTTTGGACTGTGACAAAGCCATCACTGTTGAGTTCAAACATGACGACAAGCTCAGCGAGGAGACCGGAGCACTCATGCAG tgTGCTGTGTTGTACACAAGCTGCAGCGGTCTGCGGCGCCTCCGCATTCACAACATGGCGGTCAACTGCTGCTCTCAGCTGGCTGACCTCTACCGTAACTGTGAGACGGACACAATCATCAACTTCTTCTCCAAATACG cTTTCCGAGGCGTCTTAAACAACCCCACAAAGGCAGTCAGAGACACTCTGGTCAACCAGTGTGCTCAGATTCTGGCTTGTTACAGAAAGAACTGTTCTAGTCCTTCATCTGCTGGTCAG CTGATTCTCCCAGAATGCATGAAGCTGCTTCCCGTGTATCTGAACTGCGTGCTAAAGAGTGACGTGCTGCTGCCGGGAGCTGACGTCTCGCTGGACGACAGGGCTTACCTCAGGCAGCTGATCAGCTGCATGGACGTCGCAGAGACCCACATCTTCTTCTACCCCCGCCTGCTGCCACTG ATGAAGTTGGAAAGTGGATCGTTACCGGTGGCAGTGAGGGACTCGGAGGAAAGGTTGTCAAAAGGCGGCGTTTACCTCCTGGAGACGGGGCTCCACCTCTTCCTGTGGGTGGGAGCCAGCGTCCAGCAGGAGCTGCTCCTCAACATCTTCGGCACTCCGAGCTTCAGCCAGATCGACTCGAACATG ACAAGTCTGCCTGTTCTGGACAACCCCTTCTCCCAGAGACTCCGAGAAATCGTTGACTCCTTCAGAGCACAGCGGTCACGATACATGAAG CTGATGGTGGTGAAACAGGAAGACAGAGCCGAGCTGATATTCAAGCACTTCTTAGTGGAGGACAAGAGCGCCAGCGGGGGAGCGTCATACGTGGACTTCTTGTGTCACATGCACAAGGAGATCCGCCAGCTTCTCAGCTAG
- the sec24c gene encoding protein transport protein Sec24C isoform X1 yields the protein MNVNQHTPMASPYSQPQPGYGQPSFSPLDGGYPAQYAPYNGPALAYQPGVPPQGYSPFTSFPSKAVAANPVSDLSSPLDLGPPRGPPTSGPPPVSASQQYNQYTHSPGDMQNGPPPMTQAPSRPPVSQPYNQGVMNMSGQQPSYSQHYGPPSSMQQVTNQMTGMHITSGPPTPAGPGYAQPHSSQLPISTAYSATPQPSYTQAPPPVSSASTQPPLPSGPAAPQQYYGGPPPPSQQPFNSSLPPTSQQQFTSSLPPPPSQQTFPPSSYSGPVHPSSQAPSPPVSQSQQSFPPPQPPFSSAPPPVSQPSFTTGPPPPSQGSFPSQAPPPSSQPGSFPPPGPPPTSAASGQYLGPMPPQQQQPHPSQPSPYHSGPPLPRAQMPPTSMAQSNHLPSGPQGPPGPPGPLQQPPPQPGMQTGYPPQQNGAFGQVRSPQPGYPGPYPGQPNYGAPAPAPAPAPPAQKRLDPDAIPSPQASDMPAVQKSRHRIDPDAIPSPIQVIEDDKAKTNEPFTTGVRGQAPPLVTTNFQVKDQGNASPRFIRCTAYNIPCTSDMAKQSQVPLAAIIKPLATLPPDETPPYLVDHGESGPIRCNRCKAYMCPYMQFIEGGRRFLCGFCSCVTEVPPHYFQHLDHTGKRVDCYDRPELSLGSYEFLATVDYCKNNKLPQPPAFIFLIDVSYNAVKSGMVSIVCQELKSLLDHLPRENPEIESVVRVGFVTYNKVLHFYNVKSSLAQPQMLVVSDVSDMFVPLLDGFLVNVNESRQVIESLLDQIPEMFADTRETETVFGPVIQAGLEALKAADCAGKLFVFHTSLPIAEAPGKLKNREDKKLIGTDKEKSLFQPQAGFYNSLAKECVAQGCCVDLFLFPNQYVDVATLGVVPVSTGGSVYKYTYFQAQSDQERFLNDLRRDVEKQVGFDAVMRVRTSTGIRATDFFGSFYMSNTTDVELAGLDCDKAITVEFKHDDKLSEETGALMQCAVLYTSCSGLRRLRIHNMAVNCCSQLADLYRNCETDTIINFFSKYAFRGVLNNPTKAVRDTLVNQCAQILACYRKNCSSPSSAGQLILPECMKLLPVYLNCVLKSDVLLPGADVSLDDRAYLRQLISCMDVAETHIFFYPRLLPLMKLESGSLPVAVRDSEERLSKGGVYLLETGLHLFLWVGASVQQELLLNIFGTPSFSQIDSNMTSLPVLDNPFSQRLREIVDSFRAQRSRYMKLMVVKQEDRAELIFKHFLVEDKSASGGASYVDFLCHMHKEIRQLLS from the exons GCCCTCCAAGGGGTCCTCCAACCTCTGGACCACCTCCTGTTTCAGCATCTCAGCAGTATAATCAGTACACCCACAGTCCAGGCGACATGCAAAATGGACCCCCACCTATGACACAGGCACCATCAAG GCCTCCTGTTTCCCAGCCATACAACCAGGGAGTTATGAACATGTCAGGGCAGCAGCCCTCCTATTCACAACACTACGGCCCTCCATCCTCAATGCAGCAAGTTACGAACCAGATGACCGGGATGCACATCACATCAGGACCACCGACACCTGCAGGGCCAGGCTATG CTCAACCCCACAGCTCCCAGCTTCCCATCAGTACTGCCTACTCGGCCACACCTCAGCCTTCCTACACCCAAGCTCCTCCCCCTGTTTCCTCTGCTTCTACCCAGCCACCACTTCCCAGTGGTCCTGCAGCACCTCAGCAATACTATGGAGGCCCACCGCCTCCTTCTCAACAGCCATTCAACTCCTCTCTTCCCCCTACCTCTCAACAGCAGTTCACCTCTTCTCTTCCGCCACCTCCTTCTCAGCAAACTTTTCCTCCCTCTTCCTATTCGGGTCCTGTGCATCCATCCAGCCAAGCTCCTTCTCCTCCGGTATCCCAGTCACAGCAGTCTTTCCCTCCACCTCAGCCCCCTTTCTCTTCAGCACCTCCACCTGTTAGCCAACCTTCCTTTACAACAGGCCCACCTCCACCTTCTCAAGGCTCCTTCCCATCTCAAGCACCCCCTCCTTCCTCTCAGCCTGGgtcttttcctcctcctggCCCTCCTCCAACCTCAGCTGCTTCTGGCCAGTACTTGGGCCCAATGCCACCCCAACAACAGCAGCCCCATCCTTCCCAACCATCCCCCTACCACTCAGGGCCTCCTCTTCCAAGAGCTCAGATGCCTCCCACCTCAATGGCTCAGAGCAACCACCTACCTTCAGGACCACAGGGGCCACCAGGCCCTCCTGGACCCCTGCAGCAACCCCCACCTCAGCCTGGCATGCAGACAGGATACCCTCCTCAACAGAATg GTGCATTTGGGCAGGTAAGAAGTCCCCAGCCAGGTTATCCAGGTCCTTATCCCGGACAACCAAACTATGGTGCCCCAGCACCGGCACCAGCTCCTGCTCCACCTGCACAAAAAAGACTTGACCCAGATGCTATCCCTAGCCCG CAAGCGTCTGACATGCCGGCTGTGCAGAAGTCCAGACATAGAATAGATCCAGATGCTATCCCCAGCCCA ATCCAAGTAATAGAGGATGACAAAGCTAAAACCAACGAGCCATTTACCACAGGGGTCAGAGGTCAAGCTCCACCACTGGTTACCACCAACTTTCAGGTCAAAGATCAAG GGAATGCCAGTCCCAGGTTTATTCGCTGTACAGCTTACAATATACCTTGTACATCCGATATGGCCAAGCAGTCTCAGGTGCCGCTGGCTGCCATCATTAAGCCCCTCGCCACACTGCCTCCTGATGAG ACTCCTCCATACCTGGTCGACCACGGCGAGAGTGGTCCAATCCGCTGCAACCGGTGCAAGGCCTACATGTGTCCGTACATGCAGTTCATAGAGGGAGGCCGTCGCTTCCTGTGCGGATTCTGCAGCTGTGTCACAGAGG TGCCTCCACATTACTTCCAGCATCTGGACCACACCGGTAAGAGGGTGGACTGCTACGACCGGCCGGAGCTGTCACTGGGCAGCTACGAGTTCCTCGCTACTGTCGACTATTGTAAG AACAACAAGCTTCCTCAGCCTCCAGCCTTCATCTTCCTTATCGATGTGTCCTACAATGCAGTGAAGAGCGGCATGGTCAGCATAGTCTGCCAGGAACTCAAGAGCCTGCTAGACCACCTGCCAAG GGAAAATCCAGAAATCGAGTCTGTGGTGCGGGTGGGCTTTGTCACCTACAACAAGGTTTTGCACTTCTACAATGTGAAGTCGAGTCTGGCTCAGCCCCAGATGCTGGTGGTGTCGGACGTGTCGGACATGTTTGTGCCTCTTCTTGATGGGTTCCTGGTCAACGTAAATGAAAGCCGGCAAGTTATAGAGAG tttgctGGACCAGATCCCAgagatgtttgcagacaccaGGGAGACGGAAACAGTTTTTGGACCCGTCATCCAGGCAGGCTTGGAGGCACTCAAG GCTGCTGACTGTGCAGGGAAGCTGTTTGTCTTTCACACCTCTCTGCCCATCGCAGAGGCTCCTGGAAAACTAAAGAACAGAGAAGATAAGAAGTTGATTGGGACAGACAAGGAGAAG TCTCTGTTTCAGCCGCAGGCAGGATTCTACAACAGCCTGGCGAAGGAGTGTGTAGCACAAGGTTGTTGTGTGGATCTTTTCCTCTTCCCTAATCAGTATGTGGATGTTGCCACGTTAGGGGTGGTCCCTGTCTCCACTGGAGGTTCAGTCTACAAATACACCTACTTCCAG GCTCAGTCAGATCAGGAGCGATTCCTGAATGACCTCAGACGAGATGTTGAGAAACAGGTCGGGTTTGATGCCGTTATGAGAGTTCGAACCAGCACAG GTATCCGGGCGACTGACTTCTTTGGCTCATTTTACATGAGTAACACCACAGATGTGGAGCTGGCAGGTTTGGACTGTGACAAAGCCATCACTGTTGAGTTCAAACATGACGACAAGCTCAGCGAGGAGACCGGAGCACTCATGCAG tgTGCTGTGTTGTACACAAGCTGCAGCGGTCTGCGGCGCCTCCGCATTCACAACATGGCGGTCAACTGCTGCTCTCAGCTGGCTGACCTCTACCGTAACTGTGAGACGGACACAATCATCAACTTCTTCTCCAAATACG cTTTCCGAGGCGTCTTAAACAACCCCACAAAGGCAGTCAGAGACACTCTGGTCAACCAGTGTGCTCAGATTCTGGCTTGTTACAGAAAGAACTGTTCTAGTCCTTCATCTGCTGGTCAG CTGATTCTCCCAGAATGCATGAAGCTGCTTCCCGTGTATCTGAACTGCGTGCTAAAGAGTGACGTGCTGCTGCCGGGAGCTGACGTCTCGCTGGACGACAGGGCTTACCTCAGGCAGCTGATCAGCTGCATGGACGTCGCAGAGACCCACATCTTCTTCTACCCCCGCCTGCTGCCACTG ATGAAGTTGGAAAGTGGATCGTTACCGGTGGCAGTGAGGGACTCGGAGGAAAGGTTGTCAAAAGGCGGCGTTTACCTCCTGGAGACGGGGCTCCACCTCTTCCTGTGGGTGGGAGCCAGCGTCCAGCAGGAGCTGCTCCTCAACATCTTCGGCACTCCGAGCTTCAGCCAGATCGACTCGAACATG ACAAGTCTGCCTGTTCTGGACAACCCCTTCTCCCAGAGACTCCGAGAAATCGTTGACTCCTTCAGAGCACAGCGGTCACGATACATGAAG CTGATGGTGGTGAAACAGGAAGACAGAGCCGAGCTGATATTCAAGCACTTCTTAGTGGAGGACAAGAGCGCCAGCGGGGGAGCGTCATACGTGGACTTCTTGTGTCACATGCACAAGGAGATCCGCCAGCTTCTCAGCTAG